In Leptospira licerasiae serovar Varillal str. VAR 010, the sequence GTTAAGATGGAAGAGATCGCTTTGGAAGATTCTTCTTTGTATGAGGCCTTGACTAGGGATCTATATCATTTAGGAAAATCACTCTATTTTACAAAATATAGATATTTAAGATGGAGTTATCGCTGTCTTTTAGTGGGAGTTACTTCTTCCATGATCTTAATATTCCTGGAAATTAGCGGGATTATCTAATATAATTCCATGAAAGTATCTAAGATCTCCTTACAAGTTGTAAACTATGGAGATCTGAAAACTTTAGAGGAAAACATAAAACTCAGTTCGGAACCATTGTTTCGTTTTTCTTTTTCTTCATTTTTTTGACTAAGTAATCTCTTAGAGCTAAGAAAGGTCTTTCAGTTATGTAGAAGATGGGGATGCAGATGATAAAGCAGACTAAAATTGTAAAACTTTCCGATAACAGAAAAGTCACCCAATTATATGGGCGTGTTTCTCCCCTGAACATGATTCCAGTCGCTATTTGAATTCCCAAACCATGCCATAAATACATCGTATAGCTAATTCTTGAGGAAGGCCTAAAAATGGAGAGGCTGAAAAACTGATTTACTAAGCTTTTATCAAATAAGCATAATATAAATAAAGTAGAATATCCGATGTGGAAATAAGTATAATTTAAGATTGCACCGACTCCAATTTTGTCCGTAAGAAAACCCAATCCTAGGAAAAGAATAGAAATAAAAGCTATCAAATGAGAGTGAAAAGGTTTTCGATTTTCACTCTTGAAAAATTCAGGTTTCCAATGCACCAATTCTGCAATTAACATTCCACTTACTATCGTATCAAACCTGGTCTCGGTATGGAGTTCGATCGTTCTCGCCTTCAAGCCGAACGCTATATAAGAAATTCTTAATAAAATGGGGATTATGAATATTGCTAATACGAAAATTCTACGATTGTCATCTTTTAACTTAAAAAGTAGAAGCAGACACAAGCTAGGGATCACTAGATAGAATTGTTCTT encodes:
- a CDS encoding acyltransferase family protein, yielding MKYLFSKNESEIPALNGLRSISILLVIIFHFWQGAEKFHLLSYPNQFIYQFLSNCRSGVDLFFILSGFLIYGGLLNESKRTGTLDLKLFYIKRTLRIMPGYYLFLLFSLFYAKAQLNLYIHIPNPTGEQAAVMSRLSNDIAGSWTDALYISNYFYHRLFQHGWSLSIEEQFYLVIPSLCLLLLFKLKDDNRRIFVLAIFIIPILLRISYIAFGLKARTIELHTETRFDTIVSGMLIAELVHWKPEFFKSENRKPFHSHLIAFISILFLGLGFLTDKIGVGAILNYTYFHIGYSTLFILCLFDKSLVNQFFSLSIFRPSSRISYTMYLWHGLGIQIATGIMFRGETRPYNWVTFLLSESFTILVCFIICIPIFYITERPFLALRDYLVKKMKKKKNETMVPN